One window of the Capnocytophaga haemolytica genome contains the following:
- the rpsU gene encoding 30S ribosomal protein S21 produces the protein MLIIPIKDGETIDKALKRYKRKFDRTGVVRKLREKQHYTKASVKRRNEIQKAQYIQHLRDLEQI, from the coding sequence ATGCTAATTATTCCAATAAAAGACGGTGAAACCATCGACAAGGCGCTTAAACGCTACAAACGCAAATTCGACAGAACTGGGGTTGTTCGTAAGTTACGCGAAAAACAACATTATACCAAAGCATCAGTAAAGCGTAGAAATGAAATTCAAAAAGCGCAGTATATTCAGCATTTGCGCGACTTAGAACAAATATAG
- the recA gene encoding recombinase RecA — MAKKDEKEKELSPEEAKRKALKLALEKIDKTFGKGTVRALGDTTVEDVEVYPTGSIGLDAALGVGGYPKGRIIEIFGPESSGKTTLTLHAIAEVQKHKGTAAFIDAEHAFDRIYAQKLGVDIKTLLVTQPDNGEQALEIADTMIRSGAIDLIVIDSVAALTPKGEIEGDMGDSKMGLHARLMSQALRKITGSVSKANCIVIFINQLRDKLGSMYGPTETTTGGNALKFYASVRLDIRRAGGAQTSAAIKNSDGEIIGNKTRVKVVKNKVAPPFRSAEFDIMFGTGISRIGELLDIGVESNIVTKSGSFYSYNGSRLAQGRDATIAILNDNPETAEAIEADVREWLKHNELGAKPKKSKKGKGKDKASKATEYDDEDVEEVDDDDYTETDE; from the coding sequence ATGGCTAAAAAAGATGAAAAAGAAAAAGAGCTAAGCCCAGAAGAGGCAAAACGCAAAGCGCTAAAGCTCGCATTAGAGAAAATCGACAAAACCTTCGGTAAGGGCACTGTACGTGCCTTAGGCGATACCACAGTTGAGGATGTTGAGGTATACCCCACAGGCTCTATCGGTTTAGATGCTGCCTTAGGTGTAGGTGGCTACCCAAAAGGGCGTATTATTGAGATATTCGGCCCTGAGTCATCAGGAAAAACAACCCTTACCCTCCACGCTATTGCCGAGGTCCAAAAGCACAAAGGTACAGCCGCCTTTATCGACGCTGAGCACGCCTTCGACCGCATTTACGCACAGAAGCTCGGGGTGGACATCAAGACCCTACTGGTAACCCAACCCGATAACGGGGAACAGGCACTCGAAATCGCCGACACGATGATACGCTCAGGCGCTATCGACCTAATCGTTATTGACTCCGTAGCCGCACTGACACCAAAAGGTGAAATCGAAGGTGATATGGGTGACTCAAAGATGGGACTGCACGCCCGCCTGATGTCGCAAGCCCTACGCAAAATCACAGGTAGTGTGAGCAAAGCTAACTGCATTGTGATCTTCATCAATCAGTTGCGCGATAAATTAGGCTCTATGTACGGTCCTACCGAGACTACCACGGGAGGTAATGCGCTGAAGTTCTACGCCTCAGTACGCTTGGATATCCGAAGAGCTGGTGGGGCGCAAACAAGTGCTGCTATCAAAAATAGCGATGGTGAAATCATCGGTAATAAAACCCGTGTAAAAGTAGTAAAGAATAAAGTTGCTCCACCGTTTAGGTCTGCTGAGTTTGATATTATGTTTGGAACGGGGATATCAAGGATAGGTGAGCTGCTCGATATAGGTGTTGAATCTAATATAGTAACCAAGAGTGGCTCATTCTACAGCTATAATGGCTCAAGGTTAGCACAAGGTCGTGATGCCACTATTGCCATACTGAACGATAACCCTGAAACAGCAGAAGCCATAGAGGCTGATGTACGTGAGTGGCTTAAACATAACGAATTAGGGGCAAAACCTAAGAAAAGTAAAAAAGGCAAAGGTAAAGACAAAGCCTCAAAAGCCACTGAGTACGACGATGAAGATGTGGAGGAAGTAGATGATGACGACTACACAGAAACAGACGAATAA
- a CDS encoding Txe/YoeB family addiction module toxin produces the protein MENNENKYALDFSDKYFDHIKEHSKSGQKKLIDKIEILLSEIEIAPKQGTGHPEPLLGYGVRDVWSRRIDGKHRLTYEILEDKKEVFIMAAYGHYNDK, from the coding sequence ATGGAAAATAATGAGAATAAATATGCTCTTGATTTTTCTGATAAGTATTTTGATCATATTAAAGAACACAGTAAATCTGGTCAGAAGAAGCTAATTGACAAAATAGAAATTCTCCTATCTGAAATTGAAATAGCTCCTAAGCAAGGTACAGGACACCCTGAGCCTTTGTTAGGCTACGGAGTACGTGATGTATGGTCACGTAGAATTGATGGAAAACACCGATTAACCTATGAAATTTTAGAAGATAAAAAAGAAGTCTTCATTATGGCAGCTTATGGACATTATAATGATAAGTAA
- a CDS encoding RagB/SusD family nutrient uptake outer membrane protein codes for MSINYSTNFRLSEPTRLPNMLDSETFAYYWNDAAANAGEQAQFSDEVIEKIKLHKAGVLKDGTEWDTTNNNWRMYTTSFANTNWFKQFYRKWAPAQEHNLSVRGGSEKMSYYFSAGWLNQEGLIRYNTDIFDRYSLNGKISAQILPYYEVAHFILEDLDKAISMLKSSPVEGKNRISKEVAQLCSRVALYEGTWLKYHKGTARVPGGPGWPGAKMDYLSGFTINIDSEIDYFLTEAMASAKEVAEKFSLTDNNHNVDWTNTNIFDNPYFKMFGDVNMTGYSEILLWRQYNSQFIGHHTMGYLTQGANSGYTKGFVDTFLMKSGLPYYAAGTDYKGDVLIKNVRENRDERLQLFMRAPGDYIVTKNPNKIAPDPGLLEIKENRSVTGYDVVKGVYNDIAASSAEILSTSGCIIFRATEAYLNYIEASYEKEGALNGTALNYWGQLRTRAGLPADPNVTIAVTDLDKENDWAVYSAGAKVDPTLYNIRRERRCELIAEGMRWADLRRWCALDQVKNYQIEGVNLWAELYKSTRYKDKKTGKDLLVTLPNANPTVSAKSVSTYLRPYQIVQANNLYYNAYTWTPAHYLSPIPYDNFWLASHTNSADNSVIYQNPGWPVAPNRGAL; via the coding sequence ATGAGTATCAATTACTCCACAAACTTCCGACTTAGTGAACCAACACGGCTGCCTAATATGTTAGATTCAGAAACCTTCGCTTACTATTGGAATGACGCTGCTGCCAATGCAGGTGAGCAAGCGCAGTTCAGCGATGAAGTGATTGAGAAAATCAAATTACACAAAGCAGGTGTGCTCAAAGATGGTACTGAATGGGATACTACCAATAATAATTGGAGAATGTATACCACCAGCTTTGCCAACACGAATTGGTTTAAGCAATTTTATCGCAAATGGGCTCCTGCACAAGAGCATAACCTGAGTGTGCGTGGGGGTAGTGAAAAGATGAGTTACTACTTCTCAGCAGGTTGGCTCAATCAAGAAGGCTTAATCCGTTACAATACTGATATTTTTGACCGTTACTCACTTAATGGCAAGATATCTGCACAGATATTACCTTACTATGAAGTAGCACACTTTATCTTAGAGGATTTGGACAAAGCCATCTCAATGCTCAAAAGCAGTCCTGTAGAGGGGAAAAACCGCATCAGCAAAGAGGTAGCACAGCTATGCTCGCGTGTAGCGCTCTACGAAGGCACTTGGCTTAAATATCATAAAGGCACTGCCCGTGTACCAGGAGGTCCTGGCTGGCCTGGCGCTAAGATGGATTATCTTTCAGGCTTTACTATCAATATCGATAGTGAGATTGATTATTTTCTTACCGAAGCAATGGCTTCGGCAAAAGAAGTTGCGGAAAAGTTTTCACTAACAGATAATAATCATAATGTAGATTGGACTAATACCAATATTTTTGACAATCCCTACTTTAAAATGTTCGGTGATGTGAATATGACAGGTTATAGTGAGATCCTTTTATGGCGCCAATACAATAGTCAGTTTATCGGACATCACACAATGGGATATCTTACACAAGGGGCAAACTCGGGTTATACTAAGGGTTTTGTAGATACCTTCTTGATGAAAAGTGGCTTGCCTTACTATGCCGCAGGCACTGATTACAAAGGCGATGTACTTATTAAAAATGTAAGAGAAAACCGTGATGAACGTTTACAACTCTTTATGCGTGCTCCTGGTGATTACATAGTAACAAAAAATCCTAACAAAATAGCTCCAGACCCAGGGCTCTTAGAGATAAAGGAAAATCGCTCCGTAACGGGTTATGATGTTGTTAAGGGGGTTTACAATGATATAGCTGCAAGTTCTGCAGAAATATTAAGTACTTCGGGGTGTATTATATTCAGGGCAACAGAGGCCTACCTCAACTATATAGAGGCTTCCTACGAAAAAGAAGGGGCTCTTAATGGTACTGCACTTAACTATTGGGGGCAATTGCGCACCCGTGCAGGATTGCCTGCCGACCCTAACGTAACCATTGCCGTTACCGACCTTGATAAAGAAAATGACTGGGCAGTGTATTCCGCAGGGGCAAAGGTAGACCCTACGCTTTACAATATCCGTCGCGAGCGACGTTGTGAACTCATCGCAGAAGGAATGCGCTGGGCTGACCTACGTCGTTGGTGTGCCCTCGATCAAGTAAAAAACTATCAAATAGAGGGAGTAAACCTATGGGCTGAACTCTATAAGAGTACAAGATATAAAGATAAAAAAACAGGTAAGGATCTATTGGTAACTTTACCTAATGCCAACCCTACTGTATCAGCAAAATCGGTAAGCACTTACCTACGCCCTTATCAAATAGTACAAGCCAATAACCTGTACTACAATGCTTATACTTGGACACCAGCACACTACCTCTCCCCTATCCCTTATGATAATTTCTGGCTGGCAAGCCATACCAACAGTGCCGATAACTCAGTTATCTATCAAAACCCTGGTTGGCCAGTAGCTCCTAACCGAGGTGCATTGTAA